In one Desulfovermiculus halophilus DSM 18834 genomic region, the following are encoded:
- a CDS encoding 30S ribosomal protein S1: protein MTEDSQEKSFAQLIEDSEFSVGRELKVGDRIQGRIIAVGKDQAYVDTGTKIDGVVDKQDLVDEEGRFPYAEGDELELFVLSRRHNEIRLGRTMGAAEGGLEQLEQAMHSRIPVQGKVQQTCKGGFRVRVMGQSAFCPLSQIDIRPVDESEDLVGAVYDFLITRVEERGRNIVVSRRALQEKERDESLSRLQETVSTGDILSGTVTRLAPFGAFVRIAPGLEGLVHISEMSWSRNIAPEEVTAPGENVQVKFLGMEEQNKGQPRLQLSMKQAQTDPWEDAAPHFQAGSVVSGTVSRTAPFGVFVEIAPGIEGLVHISEMSYFKRVHKPEDEVSPGQTIPVKIKDIDLQSRRISLSMRDAEGDPWEGIGQRYAPGQVVQGTVEKEEQFGLFVKLEAGVIGLLPRSKLRQEAGTAPEVQWDKLKAGDGVPVRIESIDPDSRRITLAPADASQAEDWKAHAPSEDGPEMGILGQKLQQALRAKRKD, encoded by the coding sequence ATGACTGAGGACAGCCAAGAAAAAAGTTTTGCTCAGCTCATTGAGGACAGCGAGTTTTCCGTGGGTCGAGAGCTCAAGGTAGGCGACCGGATCCAGGGCCGGATCATTGCTGTGGGCAAAGACCAGGCTTACGTGGATACCGGGACCAAGATCGACGGTGTGGTGGACAAGCAGGACCTTGTGGATGAAGAGGGCCGCTTCCCCTATGCTGAAGGCGATGAGCTGGAGCTTTTCGTCCTTTCAAGGCGGCACAACGAGATCAGGCTGGGCCGGACCATGGGCGCGGCCGAGGGCGGCCTGGAGCAGCTGGAGCAGGCCATGCACAGCCGCATCCCGGTTCAGGGCAAGGTCCAGCAGACATGCAAGGGGGGATTCCGGGTCAGGGTCATGGGCCAAAGTGCATTCTGCCCCTTGAGTCAGATCGACATCCGGCCGGTGGATGAATCCGAGGACCTGGTCGGTGCAGTGTACGACTTTCTGATCACCCGGGTTGAAGAACGGGGACGAAATATTGTGGTCTCCAGACGCGCCCTGCAGGAAAAGGAGCGGGACGAATCCCTGAGCAGGCTGCAGGAGACGGTCTCCACCGGAGATATCCTCTCCGGCACGGTAACCAGGCTGGCCCCCTTCGGGGCGTTTGTCCGAATTGCCCCCGGCCTGGAAGGCTTGGTCCACATTTCAGAGATGTCCTGGTCCAGGAATATCGCCCCGGAGGAGGTGACGGCCCCCGGAGAAAACGTCCAGGTCAAATTCCTGGGCATGGAAGAACAGAACAAGGGACAGCCCAGGCTTCAGCTGTCCATGAAACAGGCCCAAACCGATCCATGGGAGGACGCGGCTCCACATTTTCAAGCCGGAAGCGTGGTTTCCGGGACTGTGTCCAGGACCGCACCTTTCGGGGTATTTGTGGAAATAGCCCCGGGTATCGAGGGGTTGGTGCACATCAGTGAAATGAGCTATTTCAAACGGGTGCACAAACCTGAAGACGAGGTCTCTCCCGGCCAGACCATCCCGGTCAAGATAAAGGATATCGACCTTCAGTCCAGGCGGATTTCCTTGAGCATGCGCGATGCCGAAGGCGACCCCTGGGAAGGCATCGGTCAGCGATACGCACCCGGACAGGTGGTCCAGGGCACTGTGGAAAAAGAGGAGCAATTTGGACTTTTCGTCAAGCTGGAGGCAGGAGTGATCGGCCTCCTGCCGAGATCCAAGCTTCGGCAGGAGGCCGGGACGGCTCCCGAGGTCCAGTGGGACAAGCTCAAGGCCGGAGACGGGGTTCCGGTCCGGATTGAATCCATTGACCCGGACAGCCGGCGAATAACCCTGGCCCCGGCTGACGCCTCCCAGGCCGAGGACTGGAAAGCCCACGCACCGTCGGAGGATGGGCCGGAGATGGGCATCCTGGGCCAAAAGCTGCAGCAGGCCCTGCGGGCAAAGCGCAAAGACTGA
- a CDS encoding 4Fe-4S binding protein produces the protein MKSDSVALIYFSPTSTTKQVLEYIAQGIAAETTEHIDLTLPASLKGLENGLAVSADVALLGVPVYAGRVPPVAAQRLQRIQGQGVPAVVVAVYGNRAYEDALVELKDLAAGCGFVPIAGGAFIGEHSFATNQRPIANGRPDDADAAEARSFGVKIGDTLASVSSVTEFGTLQVPGNVPYKDRPELKKVAPVVDQETCILCGTCEESCPSGAISIDEAVHPDPESCILCHACVKNCPTSAIAFQAPPLEEMAEKLSRECRTRQEPEIYLAISG, from the coding sequence ATGAAAAGCGATTCAGTTGCCCTTATCTATTTCTCTCCAACCTCCACAACCAAACAGGTGCTGGAATATATTGCCCAGGGGATCGCAGCGGAGACAACAGAACACATCGACCTAACATTGCCGGCATCACTGAAGGGCCTGGAAAATGGGCTCGCGGTTAGCGCCGATGTCGCTCTGCTGGGAGTGCCGGTCTATGCCGGTCGGGTCCCGCCCGTAGCTGCGCAAAGGCTGCAACGGATTCAGGGGCAGGGAGTGCCGGCCGTGGTTGTGGCAGTATACGGCAACAGGGCCTATGAAGATGCCTTGGTGGAGCTCAAGGATCTCGCTGCCGGCTGCGGGTTTGTCCCAATAGCCGGAGGGGCCTTTATCGGCGAACACTCTTTTGCTACCAACCAACGGCCCATTGCCAACGGACGCCCTGATGACGCGGATGCAGCCGAGGCCAGATCATTTGGGGTCAAGATAGGGGATACCCTGGCCTCGGTGTCATCCGTTACAGAGTTCGGCACCCTGCAGGTCCCGGGAAATGTGCCTTACAAAGATCGTCCGGAATTGAAGAAGGTAGCTCCTGTGGTTGATCAGGAGACCTGCATCCTGTGCGGGACCTGCGAGGAGAGCTGTCCCAGCGGGGCCATCAGTATCGATGAGGCTGTTCACCCGGATCCCGAGTCCTGCATTCTGTGCCACGCCTGCGTCAAGAACTGTCCCACATCGGCTATAGCCTTTCAGGCTCCCCCCCTTGAAGAGATGGCTGAAAAGCTGAGCCGTGAATGCCGGACCCGGCAGGAGCCGGAGATCTATCTGGCCATCAGCGGGTAG
- a CDS encoding carbon-nitrogen hydrolase family protein encodes MSDMLHLGMIQMPISRNPDTNIRYFEARAKGLCRDPRRPHLIIGVEFGISPDRILDPAGPEIKALQTLAASLQAWLIPGSLKLAEPGGGFSNAAPVLDPEGNLAGMYKKMVPWDTDLEAGTIPGREYLTFDMQQPNVRCGLQICFDADFPEISRTLTLMGSEVLIQLSMDPDSIPKAYECIKYARAMENQAYYIYMNGSGEYGHYTLGGRSLAVSSEGHTLFAAGEQPTASIVSLDLTRLRHCRQHGSWDQVAQLKALRQYTPAQPWAGHESGSPVFSQAPFADPDRK; translated from the coding sequence ATGTCTGACATGTTGCATCTGGGCATGATTCAAATGCCCATCAGCCGGAATCCGGACACAAACATCCGCTATTTCGAAGCCAGGGCCAAGGGACTGTGTCGCGATCCCCGCCGGCCGCATCTGATAATCGGCGTTGAGTTCGGCATCTCCCCGGACCGAATCCTGGACCCAGCTGGCCCTGAAATAAAAGCCCTGCAAACCCTGGCCGCCTCCCTTCAGGCCTGGCTCATACCCGGCAGCTTGAAGCTGGCCGAGCCCGGCGGCGGCTTTTCCAATGCAGCTCCGGTTTTGGATCCGGAGGGGAATCTGGCCGGGATGTACAAGAAAATGGTTCCGTGGGATACGGATCTGGAGGCAGGGACCATCCCGGGCAGAGAATACCTGACCTTTGATATGCAGCAGCCCAATGTCCGCTGCGGGCTGCAGATCTGCTTTGACGCCGATTTTCCGGAAATCAGCCGCACCTTGACCCTAATGGGCTCGGAAGTCCTTATTCAGCTCTCCATGGACCCGGACAGCATCCCCAAAGCTTACGAATGCATCAAATACGCCCGGGCCATGGAAAACCAGGCCTACTATATCTACATGAACGGTTCTGGGGAATACGGGCACTATACCCTCGGCGGGCGATCCCTGGCGGTATCCTCGGAAGGGCACACCTTGTTCGCCGCCGGAGAACAGCCCACAGCCAGCATTGTCAGTCTGGATTTAACCCGACTGCGCCACTGCCGGCAGCACGGCAGCTGGGACCAGGTGGCCCAGCTCAAGGCCTTGCGGCAATATACCCCGGCTCAGCCCTGGGCCGGACACGAATCCGGCAGCCCGGTATTCAGCCAGGCGCCATTTGCGGATCCAGACCGGAAATAA